In Gadus chalcogrammus isolate NIFS_2021 chromosome 1, NIFS_Gcha_1.0, whole genome shotgun sequence, the sequence CTGAGTTGTTGAACGCAGACATCGGTAGAACCCCAGACATTGTATGCTTGTTGGCCCCAAGCAACAATCTTACGACGACGCCCAGCATAGAAACCGCTGGAGTTGCCTTCAACAGACTTCTGAGAGCTGCCTGCAGTCGATGGCCTAAGGTAGTTTTTGTGTTAGAAAATAAAGTGTATTTTCAATGCAGACTATTTAACAGAATTGTATAGTGTGTAATCCAAAACTTTTGTGCGGATCAGGTGTTTGTGCTCGATTTCCCTCCCCGGCTGGCGAGTGAATTGGCACCGCAACAATTCCTTAGAGAGGAATTTCGTCGCGTTGCAGCAAAGAATGGTACCTATGTAAAAATTATTAAGCGATAATGTCAGTATAGAATATCTTTGAAGGAAAGCTTTAAGTGTATCTACACCACCTTGTGTGTAACCTTTGGTACCACgtgtaaaatatgtatatagtgtatggttttaatatttgttttcttCTGCAGGTGTAAATTACTGCCTCACAGCTGACCGCTTTCCGCTGGATTCACGTGCCTTGTGGAGTCGTGATGGGGTAAGTTGTGTTATAACTTGGCACGTGAGAAATTCATGTAATGTcatttttatatgacaaaagcAGTTTATTTCAAAAATAACCTGTGTTTCTCATTATAATAGATCCACCTGAGTGATGATCTGGGGATGCAGGTTCTCGCGAAGTTGCTGTGGCATTTCTCTTATCGGCAGCTAGAGGCAGCTTCACCTCTGCCTGTTACACCTCCGCCTGTGGTTCCTCCCAGGTCACCCCCAACAGTGAGATCATTCACTACCACCGTGGTTGTGAAGGGAGAAGTTTCACGTCCACGTCCTCTTGACCCCTTCAAGGAAACTGTTGTCGGACGTCACGGCAAGGTAAAAGTTAAACATTTTTGAAGAGCTTTAGTTTTAGTTAGGCCACATTTATTGAATACTAATTCTCCCTATGTGTTTATAGCGCAGCCAACCTGAGAACTGGGATGCGCCTGAGGACTGGGATCAGTCTTGCATGAGGATCCTTCCTCATGAGGTTTGTACATTTGTATGATAGCTGAAAGGAAATTAAACAGTAATGATGCATACATTTGTTGTTTCATTTAAATGCTATCCCTATAAGACAAGGTAAATGGTCAATGGCTcatttctgttttttatttcctAGGTTTGTGTACCACCCGTGGTCCTGAAGGAATACCCTGTCGTGCTAAACCCTATCCTGTTTAGCACTGACACGTTGGCTGCAATAGATCGCATTGTTCCTTCCAACCTTGACAGCCCTATGTATGCTACCATGGTGAATCACACAAAGGTAATTTGTGTGATTTTAATATTAACTGTTTGTGAGTGCATACATATTAATAGCGCCTGTAATCCTGTATGACAAGCTTTACATTGTATAGTACAGATAGTTGCATTGATAACAAATGTGTTATATTTCATTAACTGTTATAATTTCTGTTCTCTTCCTTTATGATAGAAACGGAAGGTGGCACATGGAACCACAGCTGTTGAGGTTTGTAATTTCTCTGTGAAATATGTACTTGTTTTTTGGTTGAAACACAGGAACAACTATTTTCACCTTTTAATACAAGAGATAGTCCAACATTCTCTGTGTACTAGGTATTGTTTTGCCAATGATTTAAAATTATTATCTAGGCATTTAAAACTCCAACAACGATTGCGGAACCTTCAAAGCGTTCTAGAAGCTGCTGTACCAGCCACTCTCGAGGGCAGAGTTTTTGTGCATTCAAGCAACGTAATTTACATACAAACATGTGATGATTACACACATTCACTGAATAGAGTGCAGtactgtatttttttgtatattttaagTTACCTTTAAGAAAGTTTAGTTTTGTGTTACCATTTCTCAATTGTAATGTACATATAATTCTTACTATGTCATTACAGTTTTCTCAACTGGAGGGGGATGACAAGTCTCTGTGTGTTGATGAGTGGCCGTTTCTTCAAACAGAGGTTTGTGAGGTAAAGGAATGGGGGGAAAAAGAGCATCTT encodes:
- the LOC130379648 gene encoding uncharacterized protein LOC130379648 isoform X5, whose amino-acid sequence is MSMPRPSRASSVAKMRMKKILPMATTLAKGFEPVHGTGARHCVKPWPVSPHTEKFNRLVLPLECPDKQFVLFVGDSHLRALADGYVKMPDGCLSFGFLSTLGASAAELRTELLNADIGRTPDIVCLLAPSNNLTTTPSIETAGVAFNRLLRAACSRWPKVFVLDFPPRLASELAPQQFLREEFRRVAAKNGVNYCLTADRFPLDSRALWSRDGIHLSDDLGMQVLAKLLWHFSYRQLEAASPLPVTPPPVVPPRSPPTVRSFTTTVVVKGEVSRPRPLDPFKETVVGRHGKRSQPENWDAPEDWDQSCMRILPHEVCVPPVVLKEYPVVLNPILFSTDTLAAIDRIVPSNLDSPMYATMVNHTKKRKVAHGTTAVEFSQLEGDDKSLCVDEWPFLQTEVCEVKEWGEKEHLVII